CATCGGTCAAGGCGCTGTTATAATTCTCGCAGTGCACAGCGACGCAATCCAAATTTAATAAAACCCATGGAGCTGCCGAAAAGCGGTTTTTTCTCGACCGTCTTTTCGGCGCTCTTGCGTCCAGCCCTAGGCTATCTCGATCGCCACGCCGCGCCGCATTACGACGGCGATCTCACCATCGCCGGCCTCAATCATCCGGTCCAAGTAAATTGGGATCGCTACGCCGTTCCCCATGTGCGTGCCGACAACGAGCACGATTTATTTCTCACCCAAGGCTACCTGCACGCCCAGGAGCGGCTCTGGCAAATGGAATTGAGCCGGCACTTTTTCGCCGGCCGCATGGCGGAAATCTTCGGCGACTTCGCCCTGCCCTGGAAAGATCTCTCGTCGCAGTTTCGCGGCAAGTCGAGCGCGCAGTTCGACTACTTTGTGCGCTTGCTCGGCATCCGCGAAAGCGCCGCCGCTTCGCTCAGCCAAATGGACGAAGGCGAACAGCTCCGGCTCGCCGCCTACAGCGCCGGCGTCAATGGCTACATCGAACGGTGTGGCAAAAAGCCGCCGTGGGAATTTCGCCTGCTGCGCCATGAGCCCGAACCCTGGCAACCCTTAGACACTCTAACTATCGGCAAAGGGTTAGCCATGGTGATGTCTACCGCGCTCTACAGCCGTTTGAACTTCATAGCCCTCGCCGAAAAACTTCGCGACCAACCGGCGAAACTGCACAGCTTGATGCTGCATCAAGCTCACGACGCGCCAACGCTGACGCAGACGATTTGGCAGCAATCGCTCGACCTCTGGCAATTTACCAGCGGCATGCTGGCGGCGAGCCCGTTCCACGGCGCCGGCCATGGCAGCAATTTCTGGTTGGTCGCGCCGCACCGTTCGGCTACCGGCAAGGCGATTCTCTGTAACGATCCGCACCTAAGATTGACGCTGCCTTCGCCCTGGTACTTGATGCATCTTCAAGCTGGAAAAATTTCGCAGCAAGCGAATCCCTACGAAGTTTGGGGCGCGTCGATTCCAGGTTTGCCATACATACAACTGGGCCACAATCGCGCCATCGCTTGGGGTATCACCGCGGCGCTTTGCGATGACGTGGAAATCTATCGCGAGAAATTGCACGCGCTCGACCCGGATCTTTATCTCGCCGGCAATACTTGGCAGAGGTTCTCCCATCGACGGGAAGTGATCGCCATTCGCGGCCAGCGCGCCGTCGAAAAAATCGTCCGCCAGTCACGTCACGGCCCGGTGATCAGCGACTTCAGCGAGACGCCCGCCGGCAAAGAACTGCTAGCGCTTCGCTGGGCCGCTCAAGAAGCTGGCCAAGAACTCCGAAGTGTCTACTCAATCAACAAGGCGGAGAATTGGCGCGACTTTCTCGACGCCCTGGGCGATCACAGCGCGCCGAGTTTGAACTTCGCCTACGCCGACCGCGCCGGCAATATCGGCTATACACTGGCCGGCAAGATACCGCGTCGCACCGCGCCGACTTTG
This DNA window, taken from Deltaproteobacteria bacterium, encodes the following:
- a CDS encoding penicillin acylase family protein: MELPKSGFFSTVFSALLRPALGYLDRHAAPHYDGDLTIAGLNHPVQVNWDRYAVPHVRADNEHDLFLTQGYLHAQERLWQMELSRHFFAGRMAEIFGDFALPWKDLSSQFRGKSSAQFDYFVRLLGIRESAAASLSQMDEGEQLRLAAYSAGVNGYIERCGKKPPWEFRLLRHEPEPWQPLDTLTIGKGLAMVMSTALYSRLNFIALAEKLRDQPAKLHSLMLHQAHDAPTLTQTIWQQSLDLWQFTSGMLAASPFHGAGHGSNFWLVAPHRSATGKAILCNDPHLRLTLPSPWYLMHLQAGKISQQANPYEVWGASIPGLPYIQLGHNRAIAWGITAALCDDVEIYREKLHALDPDLYLAGNTWQRFSHRREVIAIRGQRAVEKIVRQSRHGPVISDFSETPAGKELLALRWAAQEAGQELRSVYSINKAENWRDFLDALGDHSAPSLNFAYADRAGNIGYTLAGKIPRRTAPTLLPLEGWNDDHEWRGYIPYEELPRLFNPPQGVIASANNRIVDSANPHYLSHLFEPPHRVRRIAELLARREKFSRADLAVMQLDATSLHGRELISKLKDDLNAISAGETILKDAANRLLAWDGDCASNSVAAAIFHILHHRLLTNLLRPELGEELFAAYVEILNQCIEPTDRILGDANSSWFENRSRSQLVRQSLREACAELSATIGDDIEQWQWGRIHQLQMNHAFGRGKLLKALLGIGPVAAPGDGMTINFGFYRYSNPYTQSAGATLRCAMELSDPPDGDYILAAGQSGHPTSNHYRDQFALWRAGGQISLSDFQVAGADQRHLLLKPA